One stretch of Cohnella algarum DNA includes these proteins:
- a CDS encoding DUF1259 domain-containing protein has product MALTPSPLFRQFAAILQAQPQVINGVCTASAVRNNIKATILGKKTRSFLAIPQAFSFESVGRDGRALCLGETVILTEEINPFISRQLGGIDRRLDALSLRSDQELDCGASGCGDCDERGRGGFACPAERFSKPAVRPFPKPPSIGTLAERTGLGG; this is encoded by the coding sequence ATGGCCTTAACTCCAAGTCCGCTTTTCCGTCAGTTCGCGGCGATCCTCCAGGCGCAGCCGCAGGTCATCAACGGCGTTTGCACCGCTTCCGCGGTTCGCAACAATATCAAGGCGACGATTCTGGGCAAGAAAACCCGTTCGTTTTTGGCGATTCCGCAAGCTTTTTCCTTTGAAAGCGTCGGGAGAGACGGGCGGGCGCTTTGCCTGGGCGAAACCGTCATTTTGACGGAGGAAATCAATCCCTTCATTTCGCGGCAGCTCGGCGGTATCGATCGACGCCTTGACGCATTGTCTCTCCGGAGCGATCAAGAATTGGATTGCGGAGCATCCGGATGCGGAGACTGCGATGAACGAGGCCGAGGAGGCTTTGCTTGTCCTGCTGAAAGGTTTTCGAAGCCGGCCGTAAGACCTTTTCCGAAGCCGCCCTCCATCGGGACATTGGCCGAAAGAACGGGCCTTGGAGGATAA
- a CDS encoding C40 family peptidase, whose protein sequence is MKKIVAASSLALTVLFSSAAAFALPAQTASAQEIYATNGHRTVSIAKSYIGKVSYKFGVRNPSSLVFDCSSFTQYVFKKNGMSIPWGSKAQARWGLPVASKAHLAIGDLVMFSVNTPGQINHVGIYIGNGQFIHNSPSKGVGISSLNTGYWSSRYITARHY, encoded by the coding sequence ATGAAAAAAATAGTTGCCGCCTCCTCCCTCGCCCTGACGGTTCTCTTCTCTTCCGCCGCGGCCTTTGCGTTGCCGGCGCAGACGGCTTCCGCGCAGGAAATCTATGCGACGAACGGGCACCGCACCGTAAGCATCGCCAAGTCTTACATCGGCAAGGTCTCCTACAAGTTCGGCGTACGGAATCCTTCGAGCCTGGTTTTCGATTGCTCATCCTTCACCCAATACGTGTTCAAGAAAAACGGCATGAGCATTCCGTGGGGCTCCAAGGCGCAAGCAAGATGGGGGCTTCCGGTTGCCAGCAAGGCGCATCTTGCCATCGGGGATCTGGTCATGTTCAGCGTGAATACGCCGGGTCAAATCAACCATGTCGGAATCTACATAGGAAACGGGCAATTCATCCACAATTCGCCCAGCAAAGGCGTCGGCATCTCCAGCTTGAATACCGGTTATTGGAGCAGCCGATATATTACGGCGCGCCACTATTGA
- a CDS encoding SPFH domain-containing protein, protein MIFWKWNNREIKKGSKLVIRADQDAIFIQNGKIEGIFKDEGTYSIESDIVPFLSTLRGFKFGFNSGMPIRANGTFNFKVNDYVTFIDKIAGIKESYLVGEMKILITSALDQLLMKWISKEGKDMFNLQANAADIARGIREDLDMQVMDKGMAITGFQVMSFSYPKEIQEMITKAASHEMIGNLSRYQQVSMTDGIASVRVRGGGAAADMAGMAMGMNMAGEMLKNMQGTPAVPPPNARPAAEKAAASADPSSDGAARPNFCPNCGAKNEGSNFCPNCGQSLRG, encoded by the coding sequence ATGATTTTCTGGAAATGGAACAACCGGGAGATCAAAAAAGGGAGCAAATTGGTGATCCGCGCCGACCAGGACGCGATTTTCATCCAAAACGGCAAAATCGAGGGAATTTTCAAGGACGAAGGCACCTATTCGATCGAGTCGGACATCGTTCCGTTTCTGTCGACCCTGAGAGGGTTCAAGTTCGGTTTTAACAGCGGCATGCCGATTCGCGCCAACGGCACGTTCAATTTCAAGGTCAACGACTACGTGACGTTCATCGACAAAATCGCCGGCATCAAGGAAAGTTACCTCGTGGGAGAGATGAAAATCCTGATCACGTCCGCGCTCGACCAGCTGCTTATGAAGTGGATAAGCAAGGAAGGCAAGGATATGTTCAATTTGCAGGCGAACGCCGCCGATATCGCCCGAGGCATCCGGGAAGACCTGGACATGCAGGTCATGGACAAAGGGATGGCGATTACGGGCTTCCAGGTGATGAGCTTCAGCTACCCGAAAGAAATTCAGGAGATGATCACGAAGGCGGCTTCCCACGAAATGATCGGGAATTTGTCCAGGTACCAGCAGGTAAGCATGACGGACGGCATCGCTTCGGTTCGCGTGCGGGGCGGAGGCGCCGCCGCGGATATGGCGGGCATGGCGATGGGGATGAACATGGCGGGCGAAATGCTGAAAAATATGCAGGGCACCCCGGCCGTTCCTCCTCCGAATGCCCGGCCGGCGGCCGAAAAGGCTGCGGCTTCCGCCGATCCCTCCTCCGATGGAGCCGCAAGGCCCAATTTCTGCCCGAACTGCGGCGCGAAAAACGAAGGGTCAAACTTTTGTCCGAATTGCGGGCAATCGCTGAGAGGATGA
- the ltrA gene encoding group II intron reverse transcriptase/maturase, translated as MKVTKVGTKESRIPCCSKGCPQRDSAEHEGYAGALTDKRITENNNTNTNSRGDKLLEQILSRENLNNAYKQVKRNKGAHGVDGMEVEELLQYLKDNGDELVKLVLDGKYRPNPVRRVEIPKDNGKMRTLGIPTAVDRMLQQAVAQVLQPIFEPQFAETSYGFRPKRSAHDALRKCKAYANEGYTYVVDMDLEKFFDTVNQAKMIELLSRTIKDGRVVSLIHKYLAAGAINKGKFEETELGLVQGGNISPLCSNIMLNELDRELERRRIKFVRYADDMLLFARTKRSAARMLEHILPFIEGKLRLRVNLEKTVVAYIGKIKFLGYGFYPSKDGIKLRTHAKSISKMKARIKELTARSKGFGYDELKLKLKQFITGWLNYFKLADMKSLLKVTDQWLRRRIRMYIWKRWKRVRTRYAMLRKLGNDHNTAFKFASTRKGYWRTAKSPILHTTVTDILLEKAGYTTFSAYFKSVRM; from the coding sequence ATGAAAGTTACCAAAGTCGGGACAAAAGAAAGCAGAATACCTTGCTGTAGCAAGGGCTGCCCGCAAAGAGATAGTGCGGAACACGAAGGGTATGCGGGAGCGCTTACCGACAAGCGGATAACTGAAAACAACAACACCAACACCAACAGCCGAGGGGACAAGCTACTAGAGCAAATCTTGAGCCGGGAGAATCTGAACAATGCCTACAAGCAAGTGAAGAGGAACAAAGGCGCACACGGCGTCGATGGGATGGAAGTAGAGGAATTGCTACAATATCTCAAAGACAACGGAGATGAACTCGTAAAGCTTGTTCTGGACGGAAAATATCGTCCAAATCCGGTCCGCAGGGTGGAGATCCCCAAGGACAACGGGAAGATGCGAACGCTGGGCATACCGACCGCAGTGGACAGAATGCTGCAGCAAGCCGTGGCACAGGTGCTACAACCCATCTTCGAACCCCAATTTGCTGAAACCAGCTATGGATTCAGACCCAAGAGAAGCGCGCACGATGCCTTAAGGAAATGTAAGGCCTACGCAAACGAAGGATACACCTATGTCGTAGACATGGATTTGGAGAAATTCTTCGACACAGTCAATCAAGCGAAGATGATCGAACTGCTGTCCAGAACGATTAAAGACGGCAGAGTCGTATCGCTGATCCACAAATATCTGGCGGCAGGCGCGATCAACAAGGGGAAATTCGAGGAGACAGAGCTGGGACTTGTACAGGGCGGCAATATTAGTCCCCTGTGCAGTAACATCATGCTGAACGAGTTGGACCGCGAACTGGAGCGCAGAAGAATCAAGTTCGTCAGATATGCGGACGATATGCTCCTTTTCGCAAGGACGAAAAGGTCAGCGGCGCGGATGCTGGAACACATTCTGCCATTCATCGAAGGAAAATTGCGACTTCGGGTGAACCTAGAGAAGACAGTGGTGGCCTACATCGGAAAGATCAAATTTCTGGGCTACGGATTCTATCCGTCCAAGGACGGAATTAAATTACGTACCCACGCCAAGAGCATCAGCAAAATGAAAGCGAGAATAAAAGAGCTCACGGCAAGAAGCAAAGGGTTTGGATATGACGAGCTGAAATTAAAGCTGAAACAATTCATAACGGGATGGTTGAATTACTTCAAACTCGCGGATATGAAGAGCCTGCTTAAGGTAACCGATCAATGGCTCAGAAGAAGAATACGCATGTACATTTGGAAACGTTGGAAACGCGTACGAACCCGATATGCCATGCTACGTAAACTCGGAAACGACCACAACACCGCCTTCAAGTTCGCGAGTACAAGAAAAGGCTATTGGCGAACAGCCAAAAGCCCAATCCTGCACACGACTGTAACCGACATACTTCTGGAGAAAGCCGGTTACACAACCTTCTCAGCGTATTTCAAGTCTGTTCGAATGTAA